The following proteins come from a genomic window of Monomorium pharaonis isolate MP-MQ-018 unplaced genomic scaffold, ASM1337386v2 scaffold_640, whole genome shotgun sequence:
- the LOC118648742 gene encoding uncharacterized protein LOC118648742 — MAPRYALDIMDRTLRDIMNNDLPFGGKIVILGGDFRQLLSIKVRGTRSEIINLSIKFSNIWKYFKKFSLIQNMRVSLNEIEFAKFLIEMGDGKLNDSNDNIQIPECCIAPSDADIVTDIYGDLIQKRDFNKIAKCAILSARNIDVDEINKRVVELLNVTEERIYTSVDSAVNCGDNGDIGESLLPEYLNSLSPSCLSPHELRLNI; from the coding sequence ATGGCACCACGATATGCTCTAGATATTATGGATCGAACACTCCGTGATATTATGAATAATGATTTACCATTTGgtggaaaaattgttatattggGTGGTGATTTTAGACAACTTCTTTCAATTAAAGTACGAGGTACTCGAagtgaaattataaatctttctattaaatttagtaacatatggaaatattttaaaaagttttctttaatacaaaacatGCGAGTTTCTCTAAATGAAAttgaatttgcaaaatttttaatagaaatggGTGATGGGAAATTGAATGATTCTAATGACAATATTCAAATTCCTGAATGTTGCATAGCTCCATCTGATGCAGATATTGTTACAGATATATATGgtgatttaatacaaaaaagagattttaataagataGCTAAATGTGCGATACTTTCAGCGAGAAATATTGATGTAGACGAAATTAATAAACGAGTTGTTGAATTACTAAATGTAACAGAAGAACGAATTTATACAAGTGTAGATAGTGCTGTAAACTGCGGTGATAATGGTGATATTGGTGAATCTTTATTaccagaatatttaaatagtttgTCTCCATCATGTCTTTCTCCTCAtgaattacgtttaaatatttaa